In a single window of the Gossypium hirsutum isolate 1008001.06 chromosome A13, Gossypium_hirsutum_v2.1, whole genome shotgun sequence genome:
- the LOC107894651 gene encoding uncharacterized protein, giving the protein MAQLLRATNKGKAPMAITGEEEEDHLSGFTPPHGPTQTEALPRRPSVTIRPQHGPVDAGIHMNNPTSSGFNLGDNPTNPLIPDLDVAEKEDLRAEAAKQLEEHCRWLEEKFKALESADGHHGVDGKGLSLVLDLVLPHKFKMPEFEKYNGTTCLEAHITMFCKRMTGYVNNDQLLIHFFRDSLVGVAARWYNQLSQARINSWRDLAQAFMQQYNHVTDITPDRITLQNMEKNPNENFRKYAQRWREVAMQVQPPLLEKEITMLFINTLKAPFITHMIRSTTKSFADIIMAGEMIENVIRGGKIEGEAAKRSAPKRKDNEVNNTSRFNSKAIIVGQPKVATVGQQGSQRQESCTRHERMQFTPIPVTYRELYQSLYDAHAIAPFFLKPLQPPYLKWYDANARCEYHAGISGHSIENCTGFKKAVERLIKMRVVKFDNTPNTENPLPNHDDQGVKTIGEASERRMKENVAEVRMLMKVIWEEMMKRGMITSRREREKMGNYCEFHGKEGDETQNCEEFRALVQGFIDNKELQIFEGSSYKREISVLEDEQKGTSRPRIIISLPGNNEVETPAVLKVIIHKPTLFLYKDSKRVPWSCDCSVTMPEKENIASTSKDVQVEGSQTRSGKRYDTGGVRVEPTKTKGVKVEKEKETEVPINEPVKEKEAKEFLKFLKHSEYSMVKQLRKQSARISVLALLLSSEAHREALMKVLNETNVTHDISVNKLDRLVNNISADNFIYFNDDEIPPGSRGSTKALHITTRCKGPWIHSAGAVPSSLHQKLKLVTDGRLITINAEEDIIAAVTSKTPYAETNEESIECSFRSLEFVNATFILEGSELPVPRIARAMRMALQIMAGKGALPGRGLGKYLQGGTQIPKLIEKKDHFGLGFKPDYKQRRKDIEKRQERRRARLDGREVGWESMTFSLISKTFISKGLLVEESHQINAAHDEGLEQRNLEDL; this is encoded by the exons ATGGCTCAGTTGCTGAGGGCCACTAATAAGGGAAAAGCCCCTATGGCAATCACTGGTGAGGAGGAAGAGGATCATCTTTCAGGCTTTACTCCACCCCACGGGCCTACACAAACTGAGGCACTTCCTAGGAGGCCATCTGTCACTATAAGGCCTCAACATGGACCGGTTGATGCTGGGATCCACATGAATAACCCAACTAGTTCGGGATTCAATTTGGGTGACAACCCTACCAATCCTCTCATTCCTGACTTGGACGTGGCTGAAAAGGAAGATTTGAGAGCCGAAGCTGCAAAACAGTTGGAGGAACATTGTAGATGgttggaggagaaatttaaggctcTAGAGAGTGCTGATGGGCATCATGGAGTTGATGGCAAAGGCTTGAGTTTAGTCCTAGACTTGGTGCTTCCCCATAAATTcaaaatgccggagtttgaaaagtacaacgggactacttgccTAGAGGCCCACATTACGATGTTCTGTAAGAGGATGACCGgatatgtgaacaatgatcaactattgattCATTTTTTCCGAGATAGCTTAGTGGGAGTAGCAGCcaggtggtacaatcagttgagccagGCCAGAATAAATTCATGGAGGgatcttgcacaagccttcatgcaacaatacaatcatgtgactgacatAACGCCGGATAGAATCACGctgcaaaatatggagaaaaatcCTAATGAGAATTTTAGGAAATATgctcaaagatggagagaggttgccatgcaagttcaaccaccatTGTTGGAGAAGGAGATCACCATGTtgttcatcaacactctgaagGCTCCATTCATTACTCATATGATTAGAAGCACTACCAAAAGTTTTGCGGACATAATCATGGCgggagagatgattgagaacgtCATAAGAGGTGGCAAAATTGAGGGGGAAGCAGCCAAAAGATCGGCTCCAAAGAGAAAAGACAATGAGGTAAATAACACAAGTAGATTCAACTCGAAGGCAATCATAGTTGGTCAACCCAAAGTAGCTACGGTTGGGCAACAAGGTTCTCAAAGGCAGGAATCGTGCACAAGGCACGAGAGGATGCAATTCACACCTATCcctgtgacgtatcgtgagctttatcaaagcttatatgATGCACATGCTATTGCTCCTTTCTTCTTGAAACCATTACAGCCTCCATATcttaaatggtatgatgcaaatgctagATGCGAATACCACGCTGGAATATCAGGGCACTCAATTGAAAATTGTACCGGATTCAAGAAGGCCGTGGAGAGGTTGATCAAGATGAgggttgtgaaatttgataaTACCCCAAATACGGAAAACCCTTTGCCAAATCATGACGATCAAGGAGTGAAAACAATTGGCGAAGCTAGTGAGAGAAGGATGAAGGAAAATGTTGCTGAGGTAAGGATGCTTATGAAGGTGATTTGGGAGGAGATGATGAAGAGAGGGATGATAACCTCTaggagagaaagagaaaaaatggggaactactgtgagttccatggaAAAGAGGGTGATGAGACCCAAAATTGTGAAGAATTCAGAGCCTTGGTGCAAGGCTTTATAGATAATAAAGAGCTACAAATTTTTGAAGGTAGCTCTTACAAAAGAGAAATAAGTGTGCTGGAAGATGAACAAAAAGGAACCAGTCGGCCAAGGATTATTATCTCCCTGCCAGGGAATAACGAAGTGGAGACACCAGCAGTGCTCAAGGTCATTATCCATAAGCCTACTCTTTTCCTTTACAAGGATAGCAAGAGAGTACCATGGAGTTGTGACTGTAGTGTGACAATGCCGGAGAAAGAAAATATAGCCAGCACATCTAAAGACGTACAAGTTGAAGGTTCCCAAACGCGGagtgggaagcgttatgataCGGGGGGCGTCAGAGTGGAGCCCACAAAAACAAAAGGTGTCAAGGTTGAGAAGGAGAAAGAGACCGAAGTACCCATCAATGAGCCAGTAAAGGAGAAGGAGGCTAAAgaatttctaaagttccttaagcatagcgagtatagcatGGTCAAGCAATTGCGTAAGCAGTCGGCTCGCATATCAGTATTGGCTCTACTTTTAAGTTCTGAGGCGCATAGGGAAgcattgatgaaggtgcttaacgaaacaaatgtcacccatgacatatccgtTAATAAGCTGGACCGATTGGTGAACAACATTAGTGCGGATAATTTCATctactttaatgatgatgaaatcccaccgGGAAGCAGAGGGTCAACTAAGGCTTTGCACATTACCACTCGATGCAAGGG gccatggatacactcagcaggagCGGTGCCCTCATCGTTGCACCAGAAATTGAAATTAGTGACAGATGGacggttaataaccatcaatgcggaggaggacattatagcCGCAGTCACTAGTAAGACCCCTTATGCCGAGACAAACGAAGAATCTATTGagtgttcctttcgctctttagAATTCGTAAATGCGACTTTCATTTTGGAAGGGAGTGAGCTCCCGGTGCCAAGGATAGCAAGAGCTATGAGGATGGCTCTACAAATAATGGCAGGAAAGGGAGCCTTACCAGGAAGAGGTTTAGGAAAGTATCTGCAAGGAGGGACTCAGATCCCAAAGTTGATTGAGAAGAAAGACCACTTTGGtttgggcttcaagccagactACAAGCAAAGGAGGAAAGACATCGAGAAGCGCCAAGAAAGGAGAAGGGCGCGTTTAGATGGAAGAGAAGTGGGGTGGGAATCAATGACATTCTCTCTTATATCTAAAACCTTCATATCAAAAGGATTACTTGTAGAAGAGAGTCATCAGATTAATGCTGCACACGACGAAGGATTAGAgcaaagaaaccttgagg ATCtttag